The genomic region GGTTGGCGTGGGCGGCGAGGTGACCGGGTAGGTCGGCGGCGGCGGAGCGCAGGAGCGGTAATGCATCGTCGAGAGCCTCGGGCCGGTGGGTGCGCTCGCTCTCCCGGACGAGGCACATGCCGAGGTGGGTGCGCCAGAGTGGTGCCTGCGCATGGTCACCCCGAGCCAGGGCCACGCCGTACGCCCGCTGGGCGGCGGGCAGCGGCCCCGGGTCGACGGTTCTCTCGGAGAGCAGGTAGAGCGCATAGCCAAGTTCCGCGGCCCGGGTGGCCGGCGCCGTGCCGAGGTCGGTCAGCGCCGTCAGCCGATGCACCGCGCGGGCTAGTGTCGAGGCGTCGCCATCGCGGTGCGCCCGCTGGGCCAGCTCCATAACCGCCGGGAACTCGTCCGGGCCATCGACATCGAACTGATCGGCGGTCATGGCGTATAAAGCTACCGTCAGTGACGGCCCACGGTGTACCGCCGGGGTGGACAGCTAGGCGTTCCACGACCTCGTAGGCCCGCGAGCGGTTAGAGGACTTTCGGTTGTGCTACTGCAGCCTGGCGGCCACCCTTGCGCCCACGACCGCCCTGCAGGCAACGCGGATCGGTTACCTGACCGGGCAGCGCCGGTCCTCGTAGTGAGACTGCCTCCGCCATCAGTGACGGCTCTGCATCCTCAGATCCGCCAGCGCAGAGTTGCCCACTTGCCGAAGATAGGGCAGCGGGACACTCGGCCCATTGTGATGACGCAGGACGGCCGGACATCATCTATGTCATGCGATGGGTCGTGACACGGCGCGGACTGCGCAGACTTGCGGCACACTCGTTCGCCACGTTTGGCGTGATCGCCCTGTTTTTGCAGTCCTACCAGGCAATTTGGGACAGGCCCGCGTTTCGTGACCACGAGATTGCGGTGGCGGCGGCGGCCGCTGCGGTATCGGTGTTATTGGGACTCGCTCGCGCCCGCCCCGGTCCAACCGTCGCCCGAGATCTCCGGCATCCGCGGTGTCGGATAGAGATCGTGCCGGGCGACCTGTTTGATGAGCAGGAAGCGCACCTCGTCGTCGGATTCACCGATATGTTTGATACCGACGTTAACGAGGACCGGATCATCAATGCAAACAGTGTGCAGGGACAGTTCCTGCGCCGACTCTACCAGGGCGACGTAGCCACGCTGGACGCCGACCTGGCTCGGGCGCTGACGAACGTGCCTCACACGGTCCGGGTACCAAGGGCGGCCAAGCCGTTCGGAAAGCTGTGCCGTTATCCGGTTGGCACTGTAGCGGTGCTCGGTAGTCCGCGCCGACGTTATTTCGGCGTGGCCTATAGCACCATGACACCAGGCTTGCTCGCTCAGTCCTCTGGAGACGCGCTATGGCGAGGCCTTAGCCAGCTGTGGGTGGCGGTGTATGAGCACGGACAGCGGGCTCCGCTAGCCATGCCGGTGGTGGGCGCCGGGCTAGCACGAGTGGACGCGCTGGACCGGCTCGCGCTGATCCGACTCATAGTGCTGTCGTTCGTGGCAGCGTCCAGGGAGCGACTGCTCACCACTCGGCTGCGCATCGTGATGCCGCAGCGGGAGTTCCTCGAACTCGACCGACTGGAGCTACAGGCGTTTCTCGACTCGCTTTGAAGTACGACGTAGGGGCTTAGCACAAACCGCGACGCCCGCAGCCGAGATGCCCTACGGACATGGCGTTGCGCCACTATGGTCCGGTGGACGAGGACCTGCTCGCGATCGTGCGTAAGGCTGCCGCGCACGTGGACCTTCACGAGCTGGCGGCGGCCAGGCGATTGCTCGAACCACTGGCGGGCAGAAGGGAACTGCCTCCGCAACTACGGGCCCAGGTGCTGATGGAGTGGGCGTGGGTGCTAGGCGCCGAGCAGCATCACCGGGAGGCTGCCGAGGCGTACGCCGAGGTGATAGAGCTGGCCGATCTGACCAAGCTGGCCGATCTACGCTGCGAGGCGTTGCTGGAGAGTGGAATCCTCGCCCGCTATGAAGGTCGGCTGGACGATGCCGATGCCCTGCTTGCCGAGGCTGGGGCGCTGGCCGCCAGTCGGAGGGACTACCTGCGGGCCGGGCAGGCGCGCGCGCAGCGGGCTTCGGTCGCCCACCAACAGCATCACTTCGTCGAGGCACGCGAGCATCTCGACGCACTGGCTGAATTGCTGCCCCGGTGCCCCTCTCACCCTCGGACTGAGCAGTTGCGCGCCGACTGGGCCCACCAGGCGGCCGTTTCAGCGCGGCTGGCGCAAGAGTTCGACCGGGCGCGGCAGCTGCTCGCCGAGGCCCGTGACCGGTACGCGGCCTTGGGCCGGCGTATCGGGGTGGCCAACACCGAACGCGAGCTGGGAGCCGTCCTTCAGCAACTCGGCGACCAGGCCGGGGCGCGACGGGCGTACGGCCAGGCCTTCACGGACTACCTGCGAGCGCGACGCCGCCTCGGTGCCGCCCACGTGGCCCGCCGACTCGGTCAGATGCGGCTGCTCGACGTACCGGAAGACCCCGCCGCAGAAGCGGACGCCCGCCGGCGCCTCTATCAAGCCCTCCGACTTGGCTCGGGCGAGCCAGGCAACCGGCTTCTCAGTGAGCTGTTCCTGGCGCGCCTCGACCGGCTCGCCGGGAATCTCGACGCCTCGGAGGTTCGGCTCGCGGCGCTGCCATTCGCAGACGCCCCGGATTCCCGGCACCTGTCTCAGGCCGCCCTCGAATGGGGATTGGTCGAGCGGGCCCGCGGCAACCGCGCCGCCGCAATCGGGATGTTCCGCCAGGCACTGCTGCCGCTCGACGCAGACGATGACCCCAGCGCGGCGTCGATCGCGCATTACCAGCTTGCGTACGATCTCATCCTCGAGAACGACGTGGGTCAGGCGAAGGAGCATGCGGTCGCGGCGTTCCAGCTCAATGAGGAAGCCGGGCGGCGGCTGGGTGATCCGGCCGACCGCGAGACGTTCTACCGTGACACGCGGCAGGCGTACGTCCTCGCCATGCACTGCAGCGCCCGCGACGAAGACGGACCCACCGCGTTTCGCGTGGCCACCGCTGCACGCGCGGAGGCCATGGCGGCATTCATCCGGGCAGGAGCCCAGTTCTCCCCAGCACTGCGCGAGCTCGTCGCGGCGATCACCCTGGCCCGGCGTACCCCCATCGAGGCCGGCCGCCTGCCCGAGCTGCACCGCCGCCTCGACCGGCTGACCACCACCGAGCTGCGCCGCAGCGCGGTGCCGGAGCCGGTGGACCTCGCCGCGACGCGGGCCTCGCTCCCCAGGGGCGGGCACGCGCTGCTGGTCGACGTACTCGAGGATGAAGCCACAATCTGCAACCGGATTTGGTTGGCCCCCGACGGCACAACCCTGGTCGACGAGGTGCTGCTGCCACCAGGCGTACGCCGCTGGCTCGACCGCTACCACGCGGCGGAGCCAGGGTTCGCTGGCGAGTTCCAGGACGAGGCCCTGGCCACGTTGGGCACCGCAATTATCCCGCCCGGCCTCGCCGCAGCCCTGGTTCGGGGTGACGAGCCCCCCTTGGTGATCTCCACCGGCGGGCTGTTGGGACCGGTGCCGGTCGCCGCCATCCGGGTAGGCACACACTTCCTGGCGGAGCTGGCACGCATCGCGGTCGTACCGGCGATCGCACTCTGGACGGCCCTGCGGTCGCGTCCAGTACGCACGGGGGCGGGCATGGTGGCATACCTGGATGAGTCAGTGCCCGGCACCCGCCGGGAGAGGGTTGCATTGAAGAGCGCTTTTCCGAATGTCGCCATGCTGACCCGTGACCAGGTTCGGCCTGCCCTCTCCAGTGCTACGGAACACGCAGCGGTCCTGTTGAGCGTGCATGGCACGGCCGTCACTGGCCTCGGCCAAGCCTTGCAACTCGGCGGCGGCGACTCCCTGACGGCCGCTGACCTACTCGTCTGCCGCCTGCCGGAGGCGGTGCTTATGCCCGCGTGCTGGGCGGGACGGCTCCACCTACGCGCTGCGGCCGAACCGCTCGGCCTCCCGACAGCGGCGCTGCTCGCCGGGGCCCGGTGGGTTCTCGCTGGCACCGTGGACATCGCCACGACACGGACAGCCACTTTGCTGGGCGCCTGCTACGCGGAGCTGGCGCGCGGCCGATCCCCAGTTGACGCGCTTCGCCAGGTGCAAATTGACTTCCTGCGCAGCCCGGGGCGAGGGCAGGTCCCACCGCACACGTGGGCCGGCCTGTCCATCGTGGGAGACGGCTTCGGCCCTTGGATGGCGGCGCCGCGACGACAGCTCGATCGGTAGACGACTGCCGCCACTGCCATGCAGCGTCCATCTAGGCGGTTGATGAATTTCAGGGATGGTTTGTACAGCTACCCCCGGAGGAACTTCAACCACTGGCCCATTCTGGTACCGCGCACCCCGCCCGCCGGTGCGGCTCCCGGATGCCAGACGCCATTACGATCGGCTGCATGTCCGACCACTCGCTTCCGCCCGATCTGTTGAACGACCTCCACGACGTGCTGGACGACATGGAAGAGTGGCAACTCGACCCCGCAGGTTGGGCCTACGTCGACACGCTGCTCGGACGGGTGGAAGTCACCCTTTCGGCCGGGGAGGAAGAAGCGATTCGGCAGGTCGTAGCCGACCTGGAGCTAAGCGGACCTACCAGGGCAAAGAGCGCGGACAGCGGCGCGACGAACAAACAGCCGCCGAAGACCCGTGACAAGGTGGCCGGACTCAAGGACACGCTCGACGCCCCGAGGCGGACCGGTCAGGAGAAAGCCCAGCGGTGAGTCCGTCGGCAGGTGACCAGGAGCTGGTGGTTCACCTCTTCGCCCGTGGGGACGGCCCATATGCCGAGGCGGCCTATGGGCACCTGAGGGAGGTCTGGCAGCGCTGCCACGACGTGCTGGGCATGACCGTCCCGCTTGAGCAGTCGGGGCTACCGGTGACTTTGCCGGTGGCGCTAGGCGACCTCGCTCGGGACCCTGGTGGCGGAGAGCTCGTCGTGGCCGCGCAGCAGCACCCCGACGTGCTGTACCAGGCGATCCTGCGCCGATTCGCCACGATGATCAACCTGTCGACGGTGCTGTCCCCCGGCGCCTTGGGGGCCGACGCGCCCGGCTGGGGTGAGCTGTACCGGCTATGGCGATCGGTAGCCGGGCCGTGGTCGGGGCTACTCCTTGGGGCGGCGTACTTGTTCCTAGGCAAGATCGAGCTATCTGGCTCGGCCGATCCACGAGTGGCGGAGGGGGTGGCACTCGATCTCCCGATCACCGGACCGGGCGGCTGGTGGCACGACGGGGTGCTGACCACGGGCAGCTTCGCACTGTGGGAGCCCGGCCTGCATGGCTCCGATGGCCGCCCGGAGCGCTCATTCCTGATCCTCGCTCGACCGGACCACGACGACCGGTTGAGCGACTGGACGTGGTCGAACGGCGTACCGGTAATGCCGCCGCTCGGCCACCACCTTCGGCACGCCGCCGCGGTACGCCATCAGCTGAGAGTGTGGCACGAGGCCGACGACATGCGCCGAGTCCAGCAACGGCTCAACACCGCCGGCCCCAGCGACCTGCCGGAGATCCAGGCCGATATCGCGTACTGGCGGGCAGCCCTGCGCGACATGCGGCTAAGCATGAAGAACACGGAAGCCGCTATGCGTCAAGCCTTGGGCTCCGACGCCCGCGGCAGCGCCGGTCCGCTCGCCGACGACCTGGCTCTGGTCACCTGGCTCCGACGTGGCCTCAAGAATGAGCTGGCCACCCTGGAAATTGCTGACGATCGGGCCCGGACGCTCACCGGTCTCCAGCGCACCTCGCACCCCACAGGAGAATGCCAACCGATGCCCAACCCGCGCGATGTCTTCGTGATTCACGGTCGCGACGACCAGGCCCGCAGGGCCCTCTGGAGCTTCTTGCAAGCTATCGACCTACACCCGCTCGACTGGGAGGAGATCGTGCAGGAAACTGGCCGGCCCTCCCCCTATATGGGCGAGGTCTTGGAGAAAGCCTTTCACACCAACCAAGCCGCCGTCGTCCTGATGACTCCGGATGACGGTGCGATCCTGCACGAGAGCCTGCGTGACAAGAGTGACCGAGCTTTCGAGAGCCAGCTCACGGGCCAGGTCCGCCCTAACGTCCTCTTGGAGGCCGGCATGGCCCTGGGCCTGCAACGTGATCGCACGGTCGTCATCGAAATCGGCATGCTGCGCTCGATCTCCGATCTGGCAGGCATCAACACCA from Micromonospora profundi harbors:
- a CDS encoding macro domain-containing protein; protein product: MRWVVTRRGLRRLAAHSFATFGVIALFLQSYQAIWDRPAFRDHEIAVAAAAAAVSVLLGLARARPGPTVARDLRHPRCRIEIVPGDLFDEQEAHLVVGFTDMFDTDVNEDRIINANSVQGQFLRRLYQGDVATLDADLARALTNVPHTVRVPRAAKPFGKLCRYPVGTVAVLGSPRRRYFGVAYSTMTPGLLAQSSGDALWRGLSQLWVAVYEHGQRAPLAMPVVGAGLARVDALDRLALIRLIVLSFVAASRERLLTTRLRIVMPQREFLELDRLELQAFLDSL
- a CDS encoding CHAT domain-containing protein, producing MDEDLLAIVRKAAAHVDLHELAAARRLLEPLAGRRELPPQLRAQVLMEWAWVLGAEQHHREAAEAYAEVIELADLTKLADLRCEALLESGILARYEGRLDDADALLAEAGALAASRRDYLRAGQARAQRASVAHQQHHFVEAREHLDALAELLPRCPSHPRTEQLRADWAHQAAVSARLAQEFDRARQLLAEARDRYAALGRRIGVANTERELGAVLQQLGDQAGARRAYGQAFTDYLRARRRLGAAHVARRLGQMRLLDVPEDPAAEADARRRLYQALRLGSGEPGNRLLSELFLARLDRLAGNLDASEVRLAALPFADAPDSRHLSQAALEWGLVERARGNRAAAIGMFRQALLPLDADDDPSAASIAHYQLAYDLILENDVGQAKEHAVAAFQLNEEAGRRLGDPADRETFYRDTRQAYVLAMHCSARDEDGPTAFRVATAARAEAMAAFIRAGAQFSPALRELVAAITLARRTPIEAGRLPELHRRLDRLTTTELRRSAVPEPVDLAATRASLPRGGHALLVDVLEDEATICNRIWLAPDGTTLVDEVLLPPGVRRWLDRYHAAEPGFAGEFQDEALATLGTAIIPPGLAAALVRGDEPPLVISTGGLLGPVPVAAIRVGTHFLAELARIAVVPAIALWTALRSRPVRTGAGMVAYLDESVPGTRRERVALKSAFPNVAMLTRDQVRPALSSATEHAAVLLSVHGTAVTGLGQALQLGGGDSLTAADLLVCRLPEAVLMPACWAGRLHLRAAAEPLGLPTAALLAGARWVLAGTVDIATTRTATLLGACYAELARGRSPVDALRQVQIDFLRSPGRGQVPPHTWAGLSIVGDGFGPWMAAPRRQLDR
- a CDS encoding CATRA system-associated protein is translated as MSDHSLPPDLLNDLHDVLDDMEEWQLDPAGWAYVDTLLGRVEVTLSAGEEEAIRQVVADLELSGPTRAKSADSGATNKQPPKTRDKVAGLKDTLDAPRRTGQEKAQR
- a CDS encoding CATRA conflict system CASPASE/TPR repeat-associated protein gives rise to the protein MVHLFARGDGPYAEAAYGHLREVWQRCHDVLGMTVPLEQSGLPVTLPVALGDLARDPGGGELVVAAQQHPDVLYQAILRRFATMINLSTVLSPGALGADAPGWGELYRLWRSVAGPWSGLLLGAAYLFLGKIELSGSADPRVAEGVALDLPITGPGGWWHDGVLTTGSFALWEPGLHGSDGRPERSFLILARPDHDDRLSDWTWSNGVPVMPPLGHHLRHAAAVRHQLRVWHEADDMRRVQQRLNTAGPSDLPEIQADIAYWRAALRDMRLSMKNTEAAMRQALGSDARGSAGPLADDLALVTWLRRGLKNELATLEIADDRARTLTGLQRTSHPTGECQPMPNPRDVFVIHGRDDQARRALWSFLQAIDLHPLDWEEIVQETGRPSPYMGEVLEKAFHTNQAAVVLMTPDDGAILHESLRDKSDRAFESQLTGQVRPNVLLEAGMALGLQRDRTVVIEIGMLRSISDLAGINTIHFDGTVVSLHKIAQRLRAAGCAVNTTGTDWLDVSRFKDLAAYDRTF